The Solanum lycopersicum chromosome 2, SLM_r2.1 DNA window ATCCATGGCAATTCTGGATGATCATGCTTAAGAGTGGTAACATGGATACTCATGCTGGTAAATGCCCGAAAAACGGACACAAAGCAGGTCCATTTGATCCTCCTAGTGAATTTCCATGTTTTGGTAAAGGATGTATGAATCAGCCATTGATTTACCACAATTACACAACTTTACAAGGAACAACCCTTAAAGGAAGTTTTTATGGAACATGGGATTTGAAAGCTGGTTCGAGTGCAAAcatgaacacatctttctaTTCTGTAACATGGCAGAAAGAACTAGGTAAAGGAAGCTGGATTTTTCACCATGTTATAAGGACCTCAACAAAGTATCCTTGGTTAATGCTTTACTTAAGATCAGATGCCACTTCTGGTTTTTCTGGTGGATATCATTATCAAACTAGGGGCATGTCAAAAATTGTGAGTAAAAAcataaacttttaatttttttcgcgattttgttcattttcttgattaccCTTTTGAAAAAGATTAAATTTTGATACAGATACCAGAATCACCAAATTTCAAGGTAAGATTCACATTGAATGTGATACAAGGTGGAGGTCCTCATAGCCAATTTTATCTGATGGACATGGGGAGTTGTTGGAAGAACAACGGAAAACCATGTGATGGAAATGTGACTTCAGATGTCACAAGATACAGTGAGATGATCCTGAATCCAGATACACCATCCTGGTGCAACCCAGATGACCCTAAATTGTGTCCTCCATACCACACATTTCCAAATGGAACAAAAGTTCATCGAACAGACAAGTCTCGTTATCCCTATGAGGCTTACCATTTGCATTGTACACCAGGGAATGGGGAGCATGCTGAACAGCCTAGTGGACCATGTGATCCTTACAGTAATCCTCAACCTCAGGAGATTTTGCAGATTTTGCCTCATCCTGTTTGGGGTGAATATGGTTATCCTACTGAGAAAGGACAAGGTTGGATTGGTGATCCAACAACTTGGG harbors:
- the LOC104645869 gene encoding uncharacterized protein, which translates into the protein MAQFRISFSWFNLLSLLLINVYVLGVFSLSLDGNDQYISAVGDSGMRRDGLRVAIEAWNQCNEVGEETPKMGSPRAADCFDVQNKGSAQQQSPNMLLHKVTEEDNKLGIGKSFPGLTKRALNNVDLYAAEKEVYLGSKCQVDDKPNPWQFWMIMLKSGNMDTHAGKCPKNGHKAGPFDPPSEFPCFGKGCMNQPLIYHNYTTLQGTTLKGSFYGTWDLKAGSSANMNTSFYSVTWQKELGKGSWIFHHVIRTSTKYPWLMLYLRSDATSGFSGGYHYQTRGMSKIIPESPNFKVRFTLNVIQGGGPHSQFYLMDMGSCWKNNGKPCDGNVTSDVTRYSEMILNPDTPSWCNPDDPKLCPPYHTFPNGTKVHRTDKSRYPYEAYHLHCTPGNGEHAEQPSGPCDPYSNPQPQEILQILPHPVWGEYGYPTEKGQGWIGDPTTWELDVGRLSQSLYFYQDPGTAPAKRKWSSIDLGTEIFRDANQVAEWTVSDFDILVPNN